A genomic window from Vitis riparia cultivar Riparia Gloire de Montpellier isolate 1030 chromosome 18, EGFV_Vit.rip_1.0, whole genome shotgun sequence includes:
- the LOC117905694 gene encoding uncharacterized mitochondrial protein AtMg00810-like, with protein sequence MHQPQGFIDPVNPNYVCKLNKSLYGLKQAPRAWFEKLHQALGILGFSSTKSDQYLFINITPTHSTYILVYVDDILITGSNDQFVQQVITQLNNQFALKDLGDIDYFLGIQVKHTSAKMHLSQAKYISNLLQKTKMLHVKPVPTPMVSNQSLSNSGSAPFSNTQLYRSTVGALQYATITRPDITYSVNRVCQFMQAPLTAHWKAVKRILLYLAGTLHHGLHLQHSSNSHLNITGFCDADWASDVDDRHSTSGYCLFLGPNLVSWHSRKQHTVSKSSTEAEYRSVATLVAEISWLQSLLKELNISSSTTPIIWCDNLNTVYLSANPILHARTKHIEIDLYFVREKVIQKQIQIHHVPSSDQLADVFTKATPNSRFLTIRAKLSVNQSPP encoded by the coding sequence ATGCATCAACCTCAAGGCTTTATCGACCCTGTCAACCCAAACTATGTCTGCAAGCTCAATAAATCTCTTTATGGCCTCAAACAGGCCCCTAGAGCTTGGTTCGAAAAGCTACATCAAGCACTTGGCATTCTTGGTTTCTCATCCACCAAATCAGATCAATATCTATTTATCAACATCACACCTACTCACTCCACTTACATTctagtatatgtggatgatattctTATCACCGGCAGCAATGATCAGTTTGTTCAACAAGTGATCACTCAGCTTAACAACCAATTTGCTCTCAAAGATCTTGGAGATATTGATTACTTTCTGGGTATCCAAGTCAAGCATACATCCGCTAAAATGCACTTGTCACAGGCCAAGTATATCTCCAATCTACTTCAAAAAACCAAGATGCTTCATGTCAAGCCGGTTCCTACACCTATGGTATCTAATCAGTCCCTATCCAACTCTGGAAGTGCTCCATTCAGCAACACTCAACTCTATAGAAGCACTGTTGGTGCCCTCCAATATGCCACCATCACAAGGCCAGATATCACCTATAGTGTCAATAGAGTTTGCCAATTCATGCAAGCTCCTCTGACTGCTCATTGGAAGGCTGTCAAGAGAATTCTACTCTACCTGGCTGGCACTCTTCACCATGGACTCCATCTTCAGCACAGCTCCAACTCACATCTCAACATAACAGGGTTCTGTGATGCAGATTGGGCATCAGATGTTGATGACCGCCACTCCACATCAGGATATTGCCTCTTTCTTGGTCCAAACTTGGTTTCCTGGCACTCACGAAAGCAACATACAGTCTCTAAGTCTTCCACCGAGGCAGAATATCGAAGTGTAGCTACCTTAGTTGCTGAAATTTCTTGGTTGCAGTCTCTCCTCAAAGAATTAAACATATCTTCCTCCACAACTCCGATCATCTGGTGTgacaacctcaacacagtgtaCCTCTCGGCTAATCCCATTCTTCATGCTCGGACTAAGCACATCGAAATTGATCTTTATTTTGTCCGAGAAAAAGTTATTCAGAAGCAAATACAAATCCATCATGTACCTTCCTCTGATCAGTTGGCAGATGTCTTCACCAAGGCAACTCCTAACTCCAGATTCCTCACCATACGTGCCAAACTCAGTGTCAACCAAAGTCCACCTTGA